The proteins below come from a single Maylandia zebra isolate NMK-2024a linkage group LG23, Mzebra_GT3a, whole genome shotgun sequence genomic window:
- the LOC101479072 gene encoding signal-transducing adaptor protein 1, which translates to MAKRTRRPRDQLPNCYYEGYMEKRSFNDETSQKLWTALCGNTLFFFNDKKDCDYIEKLDLSGFISVTDETRQDRNLDAARFNLRLKGGNIKFTVPNAEVREFWKGYIQAVAELAVPTSLNLLPGQIHMLKEAVQKETERKQNSPPSAETSCPSYVTLQADMPACYHNVSRLEAELLLDREVKRGNLLLRPGSDGSSFAVSTRQDLDSPLVKHYRVIRKHDGGFIIDVEPKVTCDTLHDMISYLVTSTDGVLIPLIIEEPYEKKLSYISSDNENGEKSVQQPLQKGPPPSLPSKPPKPVCRKTPSPEPEELPVEECLYLNENWNEEAEETEDSSVNPLPQPEGKTQKIPLMPPTPAPRKFFPSSVSTTKQDVKVKAVTDPDNQLARATISELKLRLEKNKGKCQ; encoded by the exons ATGGCAAAGCGAACAAGGCGACCGAGGGACCAGCTGCCAAACTGTTACTATGAAGGATACATGGAGAAGAGATCATTCAATGATGAG ACATCTCAGAAACTGTGGACCGCCCTTTGTGGAAACaccctttttttcttcaatGACAAAAAGGACTGCGAT TACATAGAGAAACTGGATCTCAGTGGATTTATCTCAGTAACAGATGAGACCAGACAGGACCGTAACTTGGATGCAGCCAGATTCAATCTCCGACTGAAAGGCGGAAATATCAAATTCACC GTCCCAAATGCAGAAGTTCGTGAGTTTTGGAAGGGCTATATCCAAGCTGTGGCTGAG CTGGCTGTGCCCACCTCTCTGAATCTGCTGCCAGGTCAGATCCACATGCTGAAAGAGGCAGTACAAAAGGAAACTGAGAGAAAACAGAACAGCCCTCCATCTGCTGAGACCAGCTGCCCTTCTTATGTCACCCTACAAGCAGACATGCCAGC CTGTTACCACAATGTCTCCCGCCTGGAGGCCGAGCTGCTTCTTGACAGAGAAGTCAAAAGAGGAAACCTGCTGCTGAGACCTGGAAGCGATGGGAGCTCCTTCGCTGTCAGCACCAGGCAGGACTTGGACAG ccCTTTAGTCAAACACTACCGCGTGATCCGAAAACACGACGGCGGCTTCATCATTGATGTGGAGCCTAAA GTCACCTGTGACACTCTGCACGATATGATCAGCTATTTAGTGACATCAACTGACGGAGTTTTGATTCCCCTCATTATTGAAGAACCATATGAAAAGAAATTAT CTTATATTTCTTCTGATAATGAAAATGGAGAAAAGAGTGTTCAGCAGCCCTTGCAAAAAGGTCCTCCACCAAGCCTTCCTTCCAAGCCTCCCAAACCAG TCTGTAGAAAAACACCATCTCCTGAACCAGAGGAATTGCCAGTGGAAGAGTGCTTGTATTTGAATGAGAACT GGAATGAGGAAGCAGAAGAGACAGAAGATTCCTCAGTCAATCCGTTGCCAC AACCAGAAGGGAAAACCCAGAAAATTCCACTCATGCCTCCAACTCCTGCACCTCGCAAATTTTTTCCCTCCTCCGTTTCAACCACAAAACAAGATGTGAAGGTGAAAGCCGTTACAGACCCCGATAATCAGC TTGCTCGCGCAACAATATCTGAGCTGAAACTTCGGCTGGAAAAAAACAAGGGCAAGTGCCAGTGA